The following proteins are co-located in the Coregonus clupeaformis isolate EN_2021a unplaced genomic scaffold, ASM2061545v1 scaf0246, whole genome shotgun sequence genome:
- the LOC123484249 gene encoding hydroperoxide isomerase ALOXE3-like — protein sequence MLKTFPDINTTVNGMAVVYLLSTQSTDYVALGNGYQDHFSEKTPLELIHETQDMLKRYNFEIQGRNVSLPLSYTYLNPNNVENSVAL from the exons ATGCTGAAGACCTTCCCTGACATCAACACCACCGTCAATGGCATGGCAGTGGTGTACCTTCTGAGCACGCAGTCCACTGACTAT GTCGCTCTTGGAAATGGCTATCAGGATCACTTCAGCGAAAAGACTCCTCTGGAACTGATTCATGAAACTCAAGATATGCTGAAGAGAtacaactttgaaatccaaggcaGGAATGTCTCTTTGCCCCTGTCATACACCTACCTGAATCCCAACAATGTGGAGAACAGTGTGGCCCTGTAA